The following proteins come from a genomic window of Lolium rigidum isolate FL_2022 chromosome 5, APGP_CSIRO_Lrig_0.1, whole genome shotgun sequence:
- the LOC124654006 gene encoding flavone O-methyltransferase 1-like: protein MGSTAADMAASADEEACMFALQLASSSILPMTLKNAIELGLLEILVAAGGKSLTPTEVAAKLPSATNPEAPDMVDRMLRLLASYNVVTCLVEEGKDGRLSRSYGAAPVCKFLTPNEDGVSMAALALMNQDKVLMESWYYLKDAVLDGGIPFNKVYGMSAFEYNGTDPRFNRVFNQAMNNHSIIITKKLLELYHGFQGLGTLVDVAGGVGATVAAIAAHYPSIKGVNFDLPHVISEALPFPGVTHVGGDMFKEVPSGDAILMKWILHDWSDQHCATLLKNCYDALPAHGKVVLVECILPVNPEAKPSSQGVFHVDMIMLAHSPGGRERYEREFEALARGAGFAGVKSTYIYATTWAIEFTK from the exons AtgggctccaccgccgccgacaTGGCCGCGTCCGCCGACGAGGAGGCGTGCATGTTCGCCCTCCAGCTCGCCTCCTCGTCGATCCTCCCGATGACGCTGAAGAACGCCATCGAGCTTGGCCTCCTGGAGATCCTGGTGGCCGCCGGCGGCAAGTCGCTGACCCCGACCGAGGTCGCCGCCAAGCTCCCGTCCGCGACGAACCCGGAAGCGCCGGACATGGTAGACCGCATGCTCCGGCTGCTGGCGTCGTACAACGTCGTGACGTGCCTGGTGGAGGAGGGTAAGGACGGCCGCCTCTCCCGGAGCTACGGCGCCGCGCCCGTGTGCAAGTTCCTCACCCCCAACGAGGACGGCGTCTCCATGGCGGCGCTCGCGCTCATGAACCAGGACAAGGTCCTCATGGAGAGCTG GTACTACCTCAAGGACGCGGTGCTTGACGGTGGCATCCCGTTCAACAAGGTGTACGGCATGTCGGCGTTCGAGTACAACGGCACGGACCCGCGCTTCAACCGCGTCTTCAACCAAGCGATGAATAAccactccatcatcatcaccaagaagctcctcgagCTCTACCACGGCTTCCAGGGCCTCGGCACCCTCGTCGACGTCGCCGGCGGCGTCGGCGCCActgtggccgccatcgccgcccacTACCCTTCCATCAAGGGGGTCAACTTCGACCTCCCCCACGTAATCTCCGAGGCGCTACCATTCCCGGGCGTCACCCACGTCGGCGGCGACATGTTCAAGGAGGTGCCCTCGGGCGACGCCATCCTCATGAAGTGGATCCTCCACGACTGGAGTGACCAGCACTGCGCCACGCTGCTCAAGAACTGCTACGACGCGCTGCCGGCGCACGGCAAGGTCGTGCTCGTCGAGTGCATCCTGCCGGTCAACCCGGAGGCCAAGCCCAGCTCGCAGGGGGTGTTCCACGTCGACATGATTATGCTCGCGCACAGCCCCGGAGGCAGGGAGAGGTACGAGAGGGAGTTCGAGGCCCTCGCCAGGGGAGCTGGATTCGCCGGTGTGAAGTCCACATACATCTATGCCACCACGTGGGCCATCGAGTTCACCAAGTAG